A window of the Zeugodacus cucurbitae isolate PBARC_wt_2022May chromosome 2, idZeuCucr1.2, whole genome shotgun sequence genome harbors these coding sequences:
- the LOC105209434 gene encoding calcium-binding mitochondrial carrier protein Aralar1 isoform X3: MPQSGSSFLKRASTDKLREVFLKYASLQKDGDHYMTSEDFVRKFLGLFTDATFNDESVRLLASIADTSKDGLISFVEFQAFEGLLCTPDALYKTAFQLFDRKGNGTVHYSDFVDIVQKTELHSKIPFNLDSSFIKRYFGEKKDRTINYAEFTQLLHDFHEEYAMEAFRSKDPAGSGFISPLDFQDVIVKVKRHLLTPVVKDNLVAVTEGHKVSFPYFIAFTSLLNNMELIKRIYLHATQGNRNEPVTKDELLYAAQTMSQITPLEIDILFQLTGALHQTGRIVYNDLNNISPEHYTKHITTRLAEIKAVESPADRSAFIQILESTYRFMLGSFAGAVGATVVYPIDLVKTRMQNQRTGSFIGEVAYRNSWDCFKKVIRHEGVLGLYRGLLPQLMGVAPEKAIKLTVNDFVRDKFTDKQGVIPMWSEIMAGACAGASQVVFTNPLEIVKIRLQVAGEIAGGTKVRALSVVRDLGLFGLYKGARACLLRDVPFSAIYFPAYAHTKSLFADEDGYNHPLTLLAAGAIAGVPAASLVTPADVIKTRLQVVARSGQTTYTGVWDATKKIMAEEGPRAFWKGTAARVFRSSPQFGVTLVTYELLQRLFYVDFGGSHPTGSVVTKPKVLDENTQRFNSDHIGGYRAAVPLLNGIESKFGLYLPRFGRGTTSTTTTTGS; the protein is encoded by the exons ATGCCACAGTCT GGATCTTCGTTTCTAAAACGTGCCAGCACCGATAAACTCCGCGAAGTCTTCCTTAAATATGCCTCATTACAAAAGGATGGCGACCACTACATGACCAGTGAGGATTTCGTGCGAAAATTCCTGGGACTCTTCACCGATGCTACATTCAATGAT GAATCTGTGCGTTTGTTAGCCAGCATTGCGGACACCAGCAAAGATGGGTTGATCTCATTTGTGGAATTCCAAGCCTTTGAGGGGCTGCTCTGCACACCAGATGCGCTCTACAAGACAGCTTTTCAACTATTCGACCGCAAAGGCAACGGCACAGTTCATTATT CCGATTTCGTCGATATCGTACAAAAAACCGAATTGCATTCAAAGATACCTTTTAATTTAGATAGTTCCTTTATCAAGCGGTATTTTGGTGAA AAAAAAGACCGCACCATTAATTATGCGGAATTCACACAATTACTCCATGATTTCCATGAGGAATATGCAATGGAAGCATTCCGTAGTAAGGATCCAGCTGGTTCTGGATTTATCTCTCCTTTAGATTTTCAAGATGTTATTGTTAAAGTGAAAAGGCATTTACTCACACCCGTCGTCAAGGATAATCTAGTAGCG GTCACCGAAGGTCACAAAGTGAGCTTCCCCTACTTCATCGCATTTACTTCGCTGCTCAATAATATGGAATTGATTAAACGTATCTACTTGCACGCCACTCAAGGTAATCGCAACGAACCCGTGACAAAGGACGAACTACTATACGCCGCACAAACAATGAGTCAAATAACGCCATTAGAAATTGATATACTCTTTCAATTAACCGGCGCGCTCCATCAAACCGG GCGCATCGTCTATAATGATCTGAACAATATTTCGCCCGAGCATTATACAAAGCATATCACAACACGCTTGGCGGAGATCAAAGCCGTTGAGAGTCCTGCCGATCGTTCTGCATTCATACAGATTTTGGAGAGCACCTATCGTTTCATGCTCGGTTCATTTGCTGGCG CTGTTGGTGCTACCGTGGTGTACCCTATTGATTTGGTAAAGACACGCATGCAAAATCAACGCACAGGCTCTTTTATTGGTGAAGTCGCATATAGAAACTCTTGGGATTGCTTTAAGAAG GTTATACGTCACGAGGGTGTGCTCGGCTTGTATCGCGGTCTGTTGCCACAGTTGATGGGTGTGGCACCGGAGAAAGCCATCAAGCTTACTGTGAATGATTTTGTGCGTGACAAGTTCACCGATAAACAGGGTGTGATACCGATGTGGTCCGAAATTATGGCTGGCGCTTGT GCCGGTGCCTCACAAGTGGTCTTCACCAATCCTTTGGAAATTGTCAAAATTCGTCTCCAAGTTGCCGGTGAAATCGCAGGCGGAACTAAAGTACGTGCCTTATCTGTTGTTCGTGATCTGGGTCTGTTTGGCTTGTACAAGGGTGCACGCGCATGCTTGCTGCGCGATGTGCCATTCTCTGCTATCTACTTCCCCGCTTATGCGCACACAAAATCGCTGTTCGCCGACGAAGATGG CTACAATCATCCACTGACCCTGCTCGCGGCCGGTGCTATTGCTGGTGTGCCCGCTGCCTCACTCGTAACGCCCGCAGATGTGATCAAAACTCGCCTGCAGGTCGTGGCGCGTTCCGGTCAGACAACCTATACAGGCGTGTGGGATGCCACCAAGAAAATCATGGCGGAGGAGGGACCACGCGCCTTCTGGAAGGGTACTGCTG CCCGTGTCTTCCGTTCGTCGCCACAATTCGGTGTAACCTTGGTCACATACGAGTTGCTGCAGCGTCTCTTCTATGTTGATTTCGGCGGCTCACATCCAACCGGTTCGGTGGTGACCAAGCCCAAGGTGCTGGATGAGAACACACAAAGATTCAACTCAGACCATATTGGTGGCTATCGCGCCGCTGTGCCGCTGCTCAATGGCATCGAATCGAAATTCGGCCTCTATCTGCCACGTTTCGGACGCGGAACGACaagcacaactacaacaaccggTTCGTGA
- the LOC105209434 gene encoding calcium-binding mitochondrial carrier protein Aralar1 isoform X1 produces the protein MNIFCPSHWILQPVQCQDGSSFLKRASTDKLREVFLKYASLQKDGDHYMTSEDFVRKFLGLFTDATFNDESVRLLASIADTSKDGLISFVEFQAFEGLLCTPDALYKTAFQLFDRKGNGTVHYSDFVDIVQKTELHSKIPFNLDSSFIKRYFGEKKDRTINYAEFTQLLHDFHEEYAMEAFRSKDPAGSGFISPLDFQDVIVKVKRHLLTPVVKDNLVAVTEGHKVSFPYFIAFTSLLNNMELIKRIYLHATQGNRNEPVTKDELLYAAQTMSQITPLEIDILFQLTGALHQTGRIVYNDLNNISPEHYTKHITTRLAEIKAVESPADRSAFIQILESTYRFMLGSFAGAVGATVVYPIDLVKTRMQNQRTGSFIGEVAYRNSWDCFKKVIRHEGVLGLYRGLLPQLMGVAPEKAIKLTVNDFVRDKFTDKQGVIPMWSEIMAGACAGASQVVFTNPLEIVKIRLQVAGEIAGGTKVRALSVVRDLGLFGLYKGARACLLRDVPFSAIYFPAYAHTKSLFADEDGYNHPLTLLAAGAIAGVPAASLVTPADVIKTRLQVVARSGQTTYTGVWDATKKIMAEEGPRAFWKGTAARVFRSSPQFGVTLVTYELLQRLFYVDFGGSHPTGSVVTKPKVLDENTQRFNSDHIGGYRAAVPLLNGIESKFGLYLPRFGRGTTSTTTTTGS, from the exons GGATCTTCGTTTCTAAAACGTGCCAGCACCGATAAACTCCGCGAAGTCTTCCTTAAATATGCCTCATTACAAAAGGATGGCGACCACTACATGACCAGTGAGGATTTCGTGCGAAAATTCCTGGGACTCTTCACCGATGCTACATTCAATGAT GAATCTGTGCGTTTGTTAGCCAGCATTGCGGACACCAGCAAAGATGGGTTGATCTCATTTGTGGAATTCCAAGCCTTTGAGGGGCTGCTCTGCACACCAGATGCGCTCTACAAGACAGCTTTTCAACTATTCGACCGCAAAGGCAACGGCACAGTTCATTATT CCGATTTCGTCGATATCGTACAAAAAACCGAATTGCATTCAAAGATACCTTTTAATTTAGATAGTTCCTTTATCAAGCGGTATTTTGGTGAA AAAAAAGACCGCACCATTAATTATGCGGAATTCACACAATTACTCCATGATTTCCATGAGGAATATGCAATGGAAGCATTCCGTAGTAAGGATCCAGCTGGTTCTGGATTTATCTCTCCTTTAGATTTTCAAGATGTTATTGTTAAAGTGAAAAGGCATTTACTCACACCCGTCGTCAAGGATAATCTAGTAGCG GTCACCGAAGGTCACAAAGTGAGCTTCCCCTACTTCATCGCATTTACTTCGCTGCTCAATAATATGGAATTGATTAAACGTATCTACTTGCACGCCACTCAAGGTAATCGCAACGAACCCGTGACAAAGGACGAACTACTATACGCCGCACAAACAATGAGTCAAATAACGCCATTAGAAATTGATATACTCTTTCAATTAACCGGCGCGCTCCATCAAACCGG GCGCATCGTCTATAATGATCTGAACAATATTTCGCCCGAGCATTATACAAAGCATATCACAACACGCTTGGCGGAGATCAAAGCCGTTGAGAGTCCTGCCGATCGTTCTGCATTCATACAGATTTTGGAGAGCACCTATCGTTTCATGCTCGGTTCATTTGCTGGCG CTGTTGGTGCTACCGTGGTGTACCCTATTGATTTGGTAAAGACACGCATGCAAAATCAACGCACAGGCTCTTTTATTGGTGAAGTCGCATATAGAAACTCTTGGGATTGCTTTAAGAAG GTTATACGTCACGAGGGTGTGCTCGGCTTGTATCGCGGTCTGTTGCCACAGTTGATGGGTGTGGCACCGGAGAAAGCCATCAAGCTTACTGTGAATGATTTTGTGCGTGACAAGTTCACCGATAAACAGGGTGTGATACCGATGTGGTCCGAAATTATGGCTGGCGCTTGT GCCGGTGCCTCACAAGTGGTCTTCACCAATCCTTTGGAAATTGTCAAAATTCGTCTCCAAGTTGCCGGTGAAATCGCAGGCGGAACTAAAGTACGTGCCTTATCTGTTGTTCGTGATCTGGGTCTGTTTGGCTTGTACAAGGGTGCACGCGCATGCTTGCTGCGCGATGTGCCATTCTCTGCTATCTACTTCCCCGCTTATGCGCACACAAAATCGCTGTTCGCCGACGAAGATGG CTACAATCATCCACTGACCCTGCTCGCGGCCGGTGCTATTGCTGGTGTGCCCGCTGCCTCACTCGTAACGCCCGCAGATGTGATCAAAACTCGCCTGCAGGTCGTGGCGCGTTCCGGTCAGACAACCTATACAGGCGTGTGGGATGCCACCAAGAAAATCATGGCGGAGGAGGGACCACGCGCCTTCTGGAAGGGTACTGCTG CCCGTGTCTTCCGTTCGTCGCCACAATTCGGTGTAACCTTGGTCACATACGAGTTGCTGCAGCGTCTCTTCTATGTTGATTTCGGCGGCTCACATCCAACCGGTTCGGTGGTGACCAAGCCCAAGGTGCTGGATGAGAACACACAAAGATTCAACTCAGACCATATTGGTGGCTATCGCGCCGCTGTGCCGCTGCTCAATGGCATCGAATCGAAATTCGGCCTCTATCTGCCACGTTTCGGACGCGGAACGACaagcacaactacaacaaccggTTCGTGA
- the LOC105209434 gene encoding calcium-binding mitochondrial carrier protein Aralar1 isoform X2 has product MVEKKELKEGSSFLKRASTDKLREVFLKYASLQKDGDHYMTSEDFVRKFLGLFTDATFNDESVRLLASIADTSKDGLISFVEFQAFEGLLCTPDALYKTAFQLFDRKGNGTVHYSDFVDIVQKTELHSKIPFNLDSSFIKRYFGEKKDRTINYAEFTQLLHDFHEEYAMEAFRSKDPAGSGFISPLDFQDVIVKVKRHLLTPVVKDNLVAVTEGHKVSFPYFIAFTSLLNNMELIKRIYLHATQGNRNEPVTKDELLYAAQTMSQITPLEIDILFQLTGALHQTGRIVYNDLNNISPEHYTKHITTRLAEIKAVESPADRSAFIQILESTYRFMLGSFAGAVGATVVYPIDLVKTRMQNQRTGSFIGEVAYRNSWDCFKKVIRHEGVLGLYRGLLPQLMGVAPEKAIKLTVNDFVRDKFTDKQGVIPMWSEIMAGACAGASQVVFTNPLEIVKIRLQVAGEIAGGTKVRALSVVRDLGLFGLYKGARACLLRDVPFSAIYFPAYAHTKSLFADEDGYNHPLTLLAAGAIAGVPAASLVTPADVIKTRLQVVARSGQTTYTGVWDATKKIMAEEGPRAFWKGTAARVFRSSPQFGVTLVTYELLQRLFYVDFGGSHPTGSVVTKPKVLDENTQRFNSDHIGGYRAAVPLLNGIESKFGLYLPRFGRGTTSTTTTTGS; this is encoded by the exons GGATCTTCGTTTCTAAAACGTGCCAGCACCGATAAACTCCGCGAAGTCTTCCTTAAATATGCCTCATTACAAAAGGATGGCGACCACTACATGACCAGTGAGGATTTCGTGCGAAAATTCCTGGGACTCTTCACCGATGCTACATTCAATGAT GAATCTGTGCGTTTGTTAGCCAGCATTGCGGACACCAGCAAAGATGGGTTGATCTCATTTGTGGAATTCCAAGCCTTTGAGGGGCTGCTCTGCACACCAGATGCGCTCTACAAGACAGCTTTTCAACTATTCGACCGCAAAGGCAACGGCACAGTTCATTATT CCGATTTCGTCGATATCGTACAAAAAACCGAATTGCATTCAAAGATACCTTTTAATTTAGATAGTTCCTTTATCAAGCGGTATTTTGGTGAA AAAAAAGACCGCACCATTAATTATGCGGAATTCACACAATTACTCCATGATTTCCATGAGGAATATGCAATGGAAGCATTCCGTAGTAAGGATCCAGCTGGTTCTGGATTTATCTCTCCTTTAGATTTTCAAGATGTTATTGTTAAAGTGAAAAGGCATTTACTCACACCCGTCGTCAAGGATAATCTAGTAGCG GTCACCGAAGGTCACAAAGTGAGCTTCCCCTACTTCATCGCATTTACTTCGCTGCTCAATAATATGGAATTGATTAAACGTATCTACTTGCACGCCACTCAAGGTAATCGCAACGAACCCGTGACAAAGGACGAACTACTATACGCCGCACAAACAATGAGTCAAATAACGCCATTAGAAATTGATATACTCTTTCAATTAACCGGCGCGCTCCATCAAACCGG GCGCATCGTCTATAATGATCTGAACAATATTTCGCCCGAGCATTATACAAAGCATATCACAACACGCTTGGCGGAGATCAAAGCCGTTGAGAGTCCTGCCGATCGTTCTGCATTCATACAGATTTTGGAGAGCACCTATCGTTTCATGCTCGGTTCATTTGCTGGCG CTGTTGGTGCTACCGTGGTGTACCCTATTGATTTGGTAAAGACACGCATGCAAAATCAACGCACAGGCTCTTTTATTGGTGAAGTCGCATATAGAAACTCTTGGGATTGCTTTAAGAAG GTTATACGTCACGAGGGTGTGCTCGGCTTGTATCGCGGTCTGTTGCCACAGTTGATGGGTGTGGCACCGGAGAAAGCCATCAAGCTTACTGTGAATGATTTTGTGCGTGACAAGTTCACCGATAAACAGGGTGTGATACCGATGTGGTCCGAAATTATGGCTGGCGCTTGT GCCGGTGCCTCACAAGTGGTCTTCACCAATCCTTTGGAAATTGTCAAAATTCGTCTCCAAGTTGCCGGTGAAATCGCAGGCGGAACTAAAGTACGTGCCTTATCTGTTGTTCGTGATCTGGGTCTGTTTGGCTTGTACAAGGGTGCACGCGCATGCTTGCTGCGCGATGTGCCATTCTCTGCTATCTACTTCCCCGCTTATGCGCACACAAAATCGCTGTTCGCCGACGAAGATGG CTACAATCATCCACTGACCCTGCTCGCGGCCGGTGCTATTGCTGGTGTGCCCGCTGCCTCACTCGTAACGCCCGCAGATGTGATCAAAACTCGCCTGCAGGTCGTGGCGCGTTCCGGTCAGACAACCTATACAGGCGTGTGGGATGCCACCAAGAAAATCATGGCGGAGGAGGGACCACGCGCCTTCTGGAAGGGTACTGCTG CCCGTGTCTTCCGTTCGTCGCCACAATTCGGTGTAACCTTGGTCACATACGAGTTGCTGCAGCGTCTCTTCTATGTTGATTTCGGCGGCTCACATCCAACCGGTTCGGTGGTGACCAAGCCCAAGGTGCTGGATGAGAACACACAAAGATTCAACTCAGACCATATTGGTGGCTATCGCGCCGCTGTGCCGCTGCTCAATGGCATCGAATCGAAATTCGGCCTCTATCTGCCACGTTTCGGACGCGGAACGACaagcacaactacaacaaccggTTCGTGA
- the LOC105209438 gene encoding uncharacterized protein LOC105209438: protein MSFKSNVLWCALLLCVIWCANVEGGFYPLNLHKNQKFSAEVRTSSSEVQNEHIMWIHEMKKLRKHIKDCMQQTSDSMWHCFKTSSVHIFDDILSSNVISLWPGVRLVREHTTPNVTNEIQPKSISEYYERKDLQHLTWFDQLAMRLAQTLSTHFLQVNLQELTDAYMRALESDAKNNKMVADELGTARHRRQRYNMMITMMFGVTALGAVLVPMGFQMLSIVSGKALLLAKMALLLASINGLKKVANSGIHYGLYHVPGEHYGYYDRGDVPHHPRQVASFAIAQPVTEELALKK from the exons atgtccTTCAAATCAAATGTGTTGTGGTGTGCACTACTACTCTGTGTTATATGGTGTGCAAATGTCGAAGGTGGGTTCTACCccttaaatttgcataaaaatcaaaaatttagcgCCGAAGTTCGTACGTCCAGCAGTGAGGTACAGAATGAGCACATTATGTGGATACACGAGATGAAGAAATTGCGCAAACATATCAAGGATTGCATGCAG caaACGAGCGATTCTATGTGGCACTGTTTTAAAACGAGTAGCGTACATATATTCGATGACATCCTCTCCTCCAATGTGATATCCCTGTGGCCTGGGGTACGACTAGTGCGTGAGCACACAACACCGAATGTAACGaacgaaat tcAGCCGAAGAGTATCAGCGAGTATTATGAACGTAAGGATCTACAGCATCTTACCTGGTTCGATCAACTCGCCATGCGGCTGGCACAAACGTTGAGCACACATTTTTTGCAAGTGAATTTGCAGGAGCTAACCGACGCTTACATGCGTGCCTTGGAAAGCGACG caaagaataataaaatgGTTGCCGATGAGCTGGGTACCGCACGTCATCGTCGCCAACGCTACAATATGATGATAACGATGATGTTCGGTGTCACCGCTTTGGGTGCTGTGCTTGTGCCCATGGGCTTTCAGATGCTCTCCATTGTGAGTGGCAAAGCTTTGCTATTGGCGAAAATGGCGCTGCTGTTGGCCTCCATCAATGGCCTGAAGAAG GTCGCCAATAGCGGCATTCACTACGGTCTCTATCATGTGCCGGGCGAACATTACGGCTATTACGATCGAGGCGATGTTCCACACCATCCCAGACAGGTGGCCAGTTTTGCTATTGCTCAACCAGTTACCGAGGAATTGGCTTTAAAGAAAtga